A DNA window from Coffea arabica cultivar ET-39 chromosome 6c, Coffea Arabica ET-39 HiFi, whole genome shotgun sequence contains the following coding sequences:
- the LOC113691938 gene encoding zeatin O-glucosyltransferase-like isoform X1 encodes MAMDDHSRVQSPVGIIRETHEVTVVMVPLPAQGHLNQLLHLSRLISAYDIPVHYVGTASHNRQAKVRVHGWDPLAISNIHFHELSIPSYETPPPDPNAPTKYPIQLIPAFNASIKLREPVYALLQQLSCTTRRLVVIYDFLMPYVIQDVRLIPNAESYCFPSSSAFTIYSFFGEPEGKPELSQPELLEPLEDLPTWESCFPQELTDFVKFQNDFKPISSGYLFNTCRAIEGPYLDLHVKSKITDSDKQWAIGPFNPVEMNGQKNSEKRHYCLNWLDKQAPDSVIFISFGSTTSVSDEEAKEIATGLDKSGQNFIWVLRDADKGDVFQGEDRRVQLPEGFEERIEGRGIVVRDWAPQLEILGHSSTGGFMSHCGWNSCIESISMGVPVAAWPMHSDQPRNAILLEKVLKIGLIIRDWSKQNELVTSITVENAVRRLMDSAEGEEMRQRARELSKAVKGSVMEGGLSRLEMDSFIAHIRRKMSSNRSALKKCSSLSKTTSV; translated from the coding sequence ATGGCCATGGATGATCATTCAAGAGTCCAAAGCCCAGTTGGTATTATTCGAGAAACTCATGAAGTGACTGTGGTCATGGTTCCCCTTCCAGCACAGGGCCATCTCAACCAGCTCCTCCATCTCTCCCGCCTCATCTCCGCCTATGATATACCTGTTCACTATGTTGGCACGGCCTCTCACAACCGCCAGGCAAAGGTTCGTGTCCACGGTTGGGATCCTCTTGCCATTTCCAACATCCATTTCCATGAATTGTCCATCCCTTCTTATGAAACTCCTCCTCCGGATCCAAACGCCCCAACAAAATATCCCATACAACTCATCCCAGCATTCAACGCATCGATCAAACTCCGTGAGCCAGTTTACGCACTTCTGCAACAACTTTCTTGCACAACAAGAAGATTGGTAGTTATTTATGACTTTCTGATGCCATATGTCATCCAGGATGTGCGTTTAATCCCGAACGCAGAGTCCTACTGCTTTCCAAGCTCCTCAGCCTTCACTATATACTCGTTTTTTGGGGAACCAGAAGGGAAACCTGAACTATCCCAGCCTGAACTACTCGAACCACTCGAAGATCTTCCAACATGGGAAAGTTGCTTCCCCCAAGAGCTGACTGACtttgtaaaatttcaaaatgattttaaGCCAATTAGCTCTGGCTACCTGTTCAACACTTGTAGAGCTATAGAGGGTCCATACCTTGACCTCCATGTTAAATCCAAAATAACCGATTCAGACAAGCAATGGGCTATTGGACCCTTCAATCCAGTTGAGATGAATGGGCAGAAAAACTCGGAAAAGAGACACTATTGCCTGAATTGGCTGGACAAACAAGCGCCAGATTCggtcattttcatttcttttggttCAACAACTTCGGTGTCTGATGAAGAAGCCAAGGAGATTGCAACTGGATTAGATAAAAGTGGGCAAAATTTCATATGGGTACTGAGGGATGCAGATAAAGGAGACGTCTTCCAGGGAGAAGATAGGAGAGTTCAGCTGCCAGAAGGATTTGAAGAGAGAATTGAAGGAAGGGGAATTGTTGTGAGGGATTGGGCGCCCCAACTGGAGATTCTTGGACATTCATCAACAGGTGGATTCATGAGTCATTGCGGATGGAACTCGTGCATAGAAAGCATTAGCATGGGAGTACCCGTGGCAGCATGGCCTATGCATTCTGACCAGCCCAGAAACGCGATACTACTGGAAAAGGTGCTCAAGATTGGTCTAATAATAAGGGATTGGTCGAAGCAGAATGAACTTGTGACATCCATAACTGTTGAAAATGCTGTGAGAAGATTGATGGATTCAGCTGAAGGAGAAGAGATGAGGCAAAGAGCCAGAGAATTGAGCAAAGCTGTCAAGGGATCTGTTATGGAAGGTGGTCTAAGTCGCTTGGAGATGGATTCTTTCATTGCTCATATTCGTAG
- the LOC113692011 gene encoding zeatin O-glucosyltransferase-like — MAIIEHSTVHCQNQNQSQNGSIQETHEVTVVMVPLPAQGHLNQLLHLSRLISSYDIPVHYVGTASHNRQAKVRVHGWDPLATSNFHFHEFSIPSYETPPPNPNAPTKSPTQLIPAFNASIKLREPVYALLQQLSGTTRRLVVIYDDLMPYVIQDVGLILNAEAYCFQSISAFTVYAFVWEQEGKPGISEPELLKPLEDLPTLESCFPQELMDFVKLQHDNKPITSGSLFNTCRAIEGPYLDLLAKSGITDSDKQWAIGPFNPVEMNEQKNLKKRHYCLDWLDKQAPNSVIFISFGSTTSISDEEAEEIAIGLDKSGQKFIWVLRDADKGDVFQGEDRRAQLPEGFAERTEGRGIVVRDWAPQLEILGHSSTGGFMSHCGWNSCIESISMGVPVAAWPMHSDQPRNAILLEKVLKIGLIIRDWSKQNELVTSITVENAVRRLMDSAEGEEMRQRARELSKAVKGSVMEGGVSRLEMDSFIAHIRR; from the coding sequence ATGGCCATAATTGAACATTCTACAGTTCACTgccaaaaccaaaaccaaagccAAAATGGAAGTATTCAAGAAACTCATGAAGTAACTGTGGTCATGGTTCCCCTTCCAGCACAAGGCCATCTCAACCAGCTCCTCCATCTCTCCCGCCTCATCTCCTCCTATGATATACCCGTTCACTATGTTGGCACGGCCTCTCACAACCGCCAGGCAAAGGTTCGCGTCCACGGTTGGGATCCTCTTGCCACTTCCAACTTCCATTTCCACGAATTTTCCATCCCTTCTTATGAAACTCCTCCTCCCAACCCAAATGCCCCTACAAAATCTCCCACACAACTCATCCCAGCGTTCAACGCATCGATCAAACTCCGCGAGCCAGTTTACGCACTTCTGCAACAACTTTCTGGCACAACAAGAAGATTGGTCGTTATATATGACGATCTGATGCCATATGTCATCCAGGATGTGGGTTTAATCCTGAACGCAGAGGCCTACTGCTTTCAAAGCATCTCAGCCTTCACTGTCTACGCATTTGTTTGGGAGCAAGAAGGGAAACCTGGAATATCCGAGCCTGAACTACTCAAACCACTCGAAGATCTTCCAACACTTGAAAGCTGCTTCCCCCAGGAGCTGATGGACTTTGTAAAATTGCAACATGATAACAAGCCAATTACCTCTGGCTCCCTGTTCAATACTTGTAGAGCTATAGAGGGTCCATACCTTGACCTCCTTGCAAAATCCGGAATAACTGACTCGGACAAGCAATGGGCTATTGGTCCATTCAATCCAGTAGAGATGAATGAACAGAAAAACTTGAAGAAGAGACACTATTGCCTGGATTGGCTGGACAAACAAGCGCCAAACTCGgtcattttcatttcctttgGTTCAACAACTTCAATATCAGATGAAGAAGCCGAGGAGATCGCAATTGGGCTAGACAAAAGCGGGCAAAAATTTATATGGGTACTGAGGGATGCAGACAAAGGAGATGTCTTCCAGGGAGAAGATAGGAGAGCTCAGTTGCCTGAAGGATTCGCAGAGAGAACTGAAGGAAGAGGAATAGTTGTGAGGGATTGGGCCCCCCAACTGGAGATTCTTGGACATTCATCAACAGGTGGATTCATGAGCCATTGCGGATGGAACTCGTGCATAGAAAGCATTAGCATGGGAGTACCCGTGGCAGCATGGCCTATGCATTCTGACCAGCCCAGAAACGCGATACTACTGGAAAAGGTGCTCAAGATTGGTCTAATAATAAGGGATTGGTCAAAGCAGAATGAACTTGTGACATCCATTACTGTTGAAAATGCTGTGAGAAGATTGATGGATTCAGCTGAAGGAGAAGAGATGAGGCAAAGAGCCAGAGAATTGAGCAAAGCTGTCAAAGGCTCTGTTATGGAAGGTGGTGTTAGTCGCTTGGAGATGGATTCTTTCATTGCTCATATCCGTAGGTAG
- the LOC113691695 gene encoding zeatin O-glucosyltransferase-like has product MAMDDHSRVQSQYQRPVGIIRETHEVTVVIVPLPAQGHLNQLLHLSRLISSYDIPVHYVGTASHIRQAKVRVHGWDPLAISNIHFHEFSIPSYETPPPNPNAPTKFPTQLIPVFNTSIKLREPVYALLQQLSGTSRRLVVIYDSLMAYVIQDVGLIPNAESYCSPGTSAFTIYSFVWEQEGKPGLSEPELLEPLDDLPTWESCFPQELTDFAKLQQDFKPISSGYLFNSCRAIEGPYLDLHVKSKITDSDKQWAIGPFNPVEMNGQRNSEKRHYCLDWLDKQAPDSVIFISFGSTTSVSDEEAKEIATGLDKSGQKFIWVLRDADKGDVFQGEDRRAQLPEGFEERIERRGIVVRDWAPQLEILGHSSTGGFMSHCGWNSCIESISMGVPVAAWPMHSDQPRNAILLEKVLKIGLKVRDWSKQNELVTSITVENAVRRLMDSAEGEEMRQRARELSKAVKGSVMEGGLSRLEMDSFIAHIRR; this is encoded by the coding sequence ATGGCCATGGATGATCATTCAAGAGTTCAAAGCCAATACCAAAGGCCAGTTGGTATTATTCGAGAAACCCATGAAGTGACTGTGGTCATAGTTCCCCTTCCAGCACAGGGCCATCTCAACCAGCTCCTCCATCTCTCCCGCCTCATCTCCTCCTATGATATACCTGTTCACTATGTCGGCACGGCCTCTCACATCCGCCAGGCAAAGGTTCGCGTCCACGGTTGGGATCCTCTTGCCATTTCCAACATCCATTTCCATGAATTTTCCATCCCTTCTTATGAAACTCCTCCTCCCAACCCAAATGCCCCAACAAAATTTCCCACACAACTCATCCCAGTGTTCAACACATCGATCAAACTCCGCGAGCCAGTTTACGCACTTCTGCAACAACTTTCTGGCACATCAAGAAGATTGGTAGTTATTTATGACTCTCTGATGGCATATGTCATCCAGGATGTGGGTTTAATCCCGAACGCAGAGTCCTACTGCTCTCCAGGCACCTCAGCCTTCACTATATACTCGTTTGTCTGGGAACAAGAAGGGAAACCTGGACTATCCGAGCCTGAACTACTCGAACCACTCGATGATCTTCCAACATGGGAAAGCTGCTTCCCCCAGGAGCTGACTGACTTTGCAAAATTGCAACAGGATTTTAAGCCAATTAGCTCCGGCTACCTGTTCAACAGTTGTAGAGCTATAGAGGGTCCATACCTTGACCTCCATGTTAAATCCAAAATAACCGACTCTGACAAGCAATGGGCTATTGGACCCTTCAATCCAGTTGAGATGAATGGGCAGAGAAACTCGGAAAAGAGACACTATTGCCTGGATTGGCTGGACAAACAAGCGCCAGATTCggtcattttcatttcttttggttCAACAACTTCGGTGTCTGATGAAGAAGCCAAGGAGATTGCAACTGGATTAGATAAAAGTGGGCAAAAATTCATATGGGTACTGAGGGATGCAGATAAAGGAGACGTCTTCCAGGGAGAAGATAGGAGGGCTCAGCTGCCAGAAGGATTTGAAGAGAGAATTGAAAGAAGGGGAATTGTTGTGAGGGATTGGGCGCCCCAACTGGAGATTCTTGGACATTCATCAACAGGTGGATTCATGAGTCATTGCGGATGGAACTCGTGCATAGAAAGCATTAGCATGGGAGTACCCGTGGCAGCATGGCCTATGCATTCTGACCAGCCCCGAAACGCGATACTACTGGAAAAGGTGCTCAAGATTGGTCTAAAGGTAAGGGATTGGTCGAAGCAGAATGAACTTGTGACATCCATAACTGTTGAAAATGCTGTGAGAAGATTGATGGATTCAGCTGAAGGAGAAGAGATGAGGCAAAGAGCCAGAGAATTGAGCAAAGCTGTCAAGGGATCTGTTATGGAAGGTGGTCTAAGTCGCTTGGAGATGGATTCTTTCATTGCTCATATTCGTAGGTAG
- the LOC113691938 gene encoding zeatin O-glucosyltransferase-like isoform X2: MAMDDHSRVQSPVGIIRETHEVTVVMVPLPAQGHLNQLLHLSRLISAYDIPVHYVGTASHNRQAKVRVHGWDPLAISNIHFHELSIPSYETPPPDPNAPTKYPIQLIPAFNASIKLREPVYALLQQLSCTTRRLVVIYDFLMPYVIQDVRLIPNAESYCFPSSSAFTIYSFFGEPEGKPELSQPELLEPLEDLPTWESCFPQELTDFVKFQNDFKPISSGYLFNTCRAIEGPYLDLHVKSKITDSDKQWAIGPFNPVEMNGQKNSEKRHYCLNWLDKQAPDSVIFISFGSTTSVSDEEAKEIATGLDKSGQNFIWVLRDADKGDVFQGEDRRVQLPEGFEERIEGRGIVVRDWAPQLEILGHSSTGGFMSHCGWNSCIESISMGVPVAAWPMHSDQPRNAILLEKVLKIGLIIRDWSKQNELVTSITVENAVRRLMDSAEGEEMRQRARELSKAVKGSVMEGGLSRLEMDSFIAHIRR, encoded by the coding sequence ATGGCCATGGATGATCATTCAAGAGTCCAAAGCCCAGTTGGTATTATTCGAGAAACTCATGAAGTGACTGTGGTCATGGTTCCCCTTCCAGCACAGGGCCATCTCAACCAGCTCCTCCATCTCTCCCGCCTCATCTCCGCCTATGATATACCTGTTCACTATGTTGGCACGGCCTCTCACAACCGCCAGGCAAAGGTTCGTGTCCACGGTTGGGATCCTCTTGCCATTTCCAACATCCATTTCCATGAATTGTCCATCCCTTCTTATGAAACTCCTCCTCCGGATCCAAACGCCCCAACAAAATATCCCATACAACTCATCCCAGCATTCAACGCATCGATCAAACTCCGTGAGCCAGTTTACGCACTTCTGCAACAACTTTCTTGCACAACAAGAAGATTGGTAGTTATTTATGACTTTCTGATGCCATATGTCATCCAGGATGTGCGTTTAATCCCGAACGCAGAGTCCTACTGCTTTCCAAGCTCCTCAGCCTTCACTATATACTCGTTTTTTGGGGAACCAGAAGGGAAACCTGAACTATCCCAGCCTGAACTACTCGAACCACTCGAAGATCTTCCAACATGGGAAAGTTGCTTCCCCCAAGAGCTGACTGACtttgtaaaatttcaaaatgattttaaGCCAATTAGCTCTGGCTACCTGTTCAACACTTGTAGAGCTATAGAGGGTCCATACCTTGACCTCCATGTTAAATCCAAAATAACCGATTCAGACAAGCAATGGGCTATTGGACCCTTCAATCCAGTTGAGATGAATGGGCAGAAAAACTCGGAAAAGAGACACTATTGCCTGAATTGGCTGGACAAACAAGCGCCAGATTCggtcattttcatttcttttggttCAACAACTTCGGTGTCTGATGAAGAAGCCAAGGAGATTGCAACTGGATTAGATAAAAGTGGGCAAAATTTCATATGGGTACTGAGGGATGCAGATAAAGGAGACGTCTTCCAGGGAGAAGATAGGAGAGTTCAGCTGCCAGAAGGATTTGAAGAGAGAATTGAAGGAAGGGGAATTGTTGTGAGGGATTGGGCGCCCCAACTGGAGATTCTTGGACATTCATCAACAGGTGGATTCATGAGTCATTGCGGATGGAACTCGTGCATAGAAAGCATTAGCATGGGAGTACCCGTGGCAGCATGGCCTATGCATTCTGACCAGCCCAGAAACGCGATACTACTGGAAAAGGTGCTCAAGATTGGTCTAATAATAAGGGATTGGTCGAAGCAGAATGAACTTGTGACATCCATAACTGTTGAAAATGCTGTGAGAAGATTGATGGATTCAGCTGAAGGAGAAGAGATGAGGCAAAGAGCCAGAGAATTGAGCAAAGCTGTCAAGGGATCTGTTATGGAAGGTGGTCTAAGTCGCTTGGAGATGGATTCTTTCATTGCTCATATTCGTAGGTAG